In a genomic window of Methanobrevibacter oralis:
- a CDS encoding transposase, translated as MRSKKQQELPFANMKQNMHLTEFTTTGLKKVNTEFKLYTIGHNLKKNIQRDKQ; from the coding sequence ATACGCTCAAAAAAACAGCAGGAACTACCATTTGCAAACATGAAACAAAACATGCACCTAACAGAATTCACAACAACAGGCTTAAAAAAAGTAAATACAGAGTTTAAACTATACACAATAGGACACAACTTAAAAAAGAATATACAACGAGATAAACAATAG